In a single window of the Halobacteriovorax sp. DA5 genome:
- a CDS encoding M23 family metallopeptidase, with protein MSRFYTIMVIPEKEKGVKSFRIPRVIFNSVLFFIVIIVAVIGILTFDYIKILKQVYENRHLSIENRQLKEQIQLFNMKLNTLTDDIERIQKIESKLRVISGFKDFDLTKPVMQNSDEQEAQEGDHGHNHSAPSNPSRNPQSVLIPQRDQELMDKVKSELKELKTVEEFSDINDLYERKIATNFGLTSGYSFTKEWSSLIKQSFKLAENFAFFDYRYSILRKISGDLEIRVNELDQFLLDRESFLRSTPTLLPARGWITSYYGPRMSHYSKRVKMHEGLDVGAPIGTIILAPADGIVKVSKKNYGFGNHVEIDHGYGITTVYGHNSENIVVKGQKVKRGQPIAKVGNSGLSTGPHLHYEIRVNGTPVDPLYYVLD; from the coding sequence TTGAGTCGTTTTTACACAATTATGGTAATTCCTGAAAAAGAAAAAGGAGTTAAGTCATTTCGCATACCGCGCGTGATCTTCAACTCTGTATTATTCTTCATAGTTATCATTGTAGCAGTTATTGGAATTCTCACTTTTGACTATATAAAGATCCTTAAGCAGGTATACGAAAATCGTCACTTGAGTATTGAAAACCGTCAGCTTAAAGAGCAAATCCAGCTCTTTAATATGAAGCTCAATACTTTAACCGATGATATTGAACGTATTCAAAAAATCGAAAGTAAATTAAGAGTCATCTCTGGTTTTAAAGATTTTGATCTGACAAAGCCTGTAATGCAGAACTCTGATGAACAAGAGGCCCAAGAAGGTGATCACGGCCATAATCATTCGGCACCATCAAATCCATCTCGTAACCCACAATCTGTTCTCATTCCGCAAAGAGACCAGGAGTTAATGGACAAAGTTAAGTCGGAACTAAAGGAACTCAAAACAGTTGAGGAATTTAGTGACATCAATGATCTGTATGAAAGAAAGATCGCTACTAATTTTGGTCTAACTTCTGGTTATAGCTTCACAAAGGAATGGAGTAGCTTAATTAAACAAAGTTTTAAGTTAGCTGAAAACTTCGCGTTTTTTGATTATCGATATTCAATTCTACGCAAGATTTCAGGTGACTTAGAGATTCGTGTTAATGAGCTCGATCAATTCTTACTTGATCGCGAATCTTTTTTAAGATCAACGCCAACTCTACTTCCGGCCCGAGGCTGGATAACTTCGTACTACGGTCCACGTATGAGTCACTACTCAAAACGTGTAAAGATGCACGAAGGCCTAGACGTCGGTGCACCAATTGGAACAATCATCTTAGCGCCAGCGGATGGTATCGTTAAAGTATCAAAGAAAAATTACGGTTTTGGAAACCACGTTGAAATAGATCATGGATACGGTATAACTACAGTTTACGGACATAATTCAGAAAACATCGTTGTAAAAGGCCAAAAGGTCAAACGGGGGCAACCAATTGCAAAAGTTGGAAACTCCGGTTTATCGACAGGCCCCCACTTACACTACGAAATTCGTGTAAATGGAACGCCGGTGGACCCTCTCTATTATGTACTGGATTAA
- a CDS encoding Stp1/IreP family PP2C-type Ser/Thr phosphatase, with protein sequence MEIICAGVSDIGRKRETNQDSIYVGNSSKLYIVADGMGGHSGGELASTMAIKYIAEKVKELKAASTDISEVLKDSVHFANEKIKNYADEEPSLKGMGTTVVGILFGKDKASIANVGDSRAYVITQGQIFQLTKDHSVIQEKINFGIYTRDQAANDPNKNYLSRTVGFESGIEVDLYDYKPSKGDIFLLCSDGLHGKLSDEDILFIINDMIKKNDDLSHQLIHDCAQTLVRQANEHGGQDNISVILAVVN encoded by the coding sequence ATGGAAATTATTTGTGCCGGCGTATCAGATATTGGCCGCAAGAGAGAAACCAATCAGGACTCTATTTACGTTGGAAATTCAAGTAAACTCTATATTGTAGCAGATGGCATGGGTGGACACTCTGGAGGTGAACTCGCTTCTACAATGGCAATTAAATATATTGCAGAGAAAGTTAAAGAACTAAAAGCTGCCAGCACTGATATCTCAGAAGTACTTAAAGATTCTGTTCACTTTGCAAATGAAAAAATCAAAAACTATGCGGATGAAGAACCATCGCTAAAAGGAATGGGAACAACTGTTGTTGGAATTCTTTTTGGAAAAGATAAAGCAAGTATTGCAAATGTTGGAGACTCTCGTGCTTATGTCATTACTCAAGGTCAAATTTTTCAACTAACAAAAGATCATTCAGTTATTCAAGAAAAAATAAATTTTGGAATTTATACCCGCGATCAAGCAGCAAATGATCCGAATAAGAATTACTTGTCTCGAACGGTTGGTTTTGAATCAGGAATTGAAGTCGACCTTTATGATTACAAACCTAGTAAAGGTGATATTTTTCTACTCTGCTCTGACGGACTTCATGGAAAACTAAGCGATGAAGATATTCTTTTCATCATTAATGACATGATCAAAAAGAACGACGATCTAAGTCATCAGCTCATTCACGACTGTGCACAGACACTTGTTAGACAGGCCAACGAACACGGTGGTCAGGACAATATATCTGTAATCTTAGCTGTAGTTAATTAA
- a CDS encoding PrkA family serine protein kinase, with protein MTKMNMKDFMSENYKVEDFAHLHWTGSFQEYVDLVSEDPRIARNSFQRIFDMIMTFGTSTYLEYKKEITRYHFFDDPIGNGKDAVFGIDVHLMKLVNFFKAAALGYGTEKRVLLLHGPVGSAKSSIARNLKKGLEHYSRTDEGALYTFEWYDEEESDILGGQKVFPSPMHEDPLKLIPHEVRKEFIEAMNKGNKEQKIKIRGEVCPADRYILNEYMIKYDGDFMKVMENHIRVKRLILSEKDRLGIGTFQPKDEKNQDSTELTGDINYRKIAQYGSDSDPRAFNFDGEFNIANRGIIEFIEMLKLDVAFLYDLLGASQEQSIKPKKFAQTDIDLVILGHTNEPEFRKLQNNEFMEALRDRTVKIDIPYITRLDNEVRIYQRDFNAEKIPHVHIAPHTLDMAAMWAVLTRMEEPKKADLTLVQKLKLYNGKTLTGYNEDNVKELRKEAVREGLEGISPRYIQDKISNALVKYGHTGSLNPFMVFNELESGLKNSMANNPEAVDKYREMLAIVRQEYTDIVKNDVQKAISLDETAIETLCANYIDNVKAYTQKEKVRNKYTGKLEEADERFMRSIEEKIDIAESRKDDFRREIMNYIGALAIEGKQFDYKMNERLHRALELKLFEDQKDAIKLTTIISNVVDKETQEKIDVIKSRLIKNYGYCEISATDALNYVASIFAKGDSAKS; from the coding sequence ATGACTAAAATGAATATGAAAGACTTTATGAGTGAGAACTACAAAGTTGAAGACTTTGCTCACTTACACTGGACAGGAAGTTTTCAAGAATATGTAGATCTTGTATCTGAAGATCCTCGAATCGCACGCAATTCATTCCAAAGAATTTTTGATATGATCATGACTTTTGGAACGAGCACATACCTAGAATATAAAAAAGAAATTACTAGATATCACTTCTTTGATGATCCAATTGGAAATGGTAAAGATGCCGTTTTTGGGATTGATGTACACTTAATGAAATTAGTAAACTTTTTCAAGGCCGCTGCTCTTGGTTACGGAACTGAAAAAAGGGTATTACTACTTCACGGTCCAGTAGGTTCTGCTAAATCATCAATTGCAAGAAATCTTAAAAAAGGTCTTGAACACTACTCAAGAACAGATGAGGGAGCTCTTTATACTTTCGAATGGTATGACGAAGAAGAATCAGACATTCTTGGTGGTCAAAAAGTTTTTCCATCTCCAATGCATGAAGACCCATTAAAGCTAATTCCACATGAAGTAAGAAAAGAATTCATTGAAGCAATGAATAAGGGTAATAAAGAACAAAAAATTAAAATTCGCGGAGAAGTTTGTCCTGCTGACCGTTATATCTTAAATGAGTACATGATTAAATATGACGGTGACTTCATGAAAGTTATGGAAAATCACATCCGTGTTAAGAGACTTATTCTTTCTGAAAAGGATCGTCTAGGTATTGGTACTTTCCAACCTAAAGATGAGAAAAACCAAGATTCAACTGAACTAACAGGTGATATCAACTATAGAAAAATCGCTCAATACGGATCTGATTCAGATCCTCGCGCCTTTAACTTCGATGGGGAATTCAATATCGCTAACCGTGGTATTATCGAATTCATCGAAATGTTAAAGCTTGATGTTGCTTTCCTTTATGACCTACTAGGAGCGTCTCAGGAACAGTCAATTAAGCCAAAGAAATTTGCTCAAACAGATATTGACCTTGTCATTCTTGGTCACACAAATGAGCCTGAATTTAGAAAGCTTCAAAATAACGAATTTATGGAAGCTCTACGTGACCGTACTGTAAAAATTGATATTCCTTATATTACTCGTCTTGATAATGAAGTGAGAATTTATCAGCGTGATTTTAATGCTGAAAAAATCCCTCATGTTCACATCGCTCCACATACTTTAGATATGGCAGCAATGTGGGCAGTTTTAACAAGAATGGAAGAGCCAAAGAAAGCAGACCTTACTCTTGTTCAAAAACTTAAGCTTTATAACGGTAAGACTCTTACTGGGTATAATGAAGACAACGTAAAAGAGCTTCGTAAAGAAGCGGTAAGAGAAGGTTTAGAAGGTATTTCTCCTCGTTATATCCAAGATAAAATTTCTAACGCTCTTGTTAAGTATGGACATACTGGTTCACTAAACCCATTTATGGTTTTCAACGAACTTGAGTCTGGACTTAAAAATTCTATGGCAAATAATCCAGAGGCAGTAGATAAGTATCGTGAGATGCTAGCAATCGTTCGCCAAGAGTATACAGACATTGTTAAAAATGATGTTCAAAAAGCTATCTCTCTTGATGAAACTGCAATTGAGACTCTATGTGCAAATTATATTGATAACGTTAAGGCCTACACTCAAAAAGAGAAGGTTCGCAACAAGTACACAGGTAAACTTGAAGAAGCGGATGAGCGTTTCATGAGAAGCATTGAAGAGAAGATCGACATTGCTGAATCTCGTAAAGATGACTTTAGACGTGAGATCATGAACTACATCGGTGCTCTTGCAATCGAAGGTAAACAATTCGATTACAAAATGAATGAAAGACTACATCGTGCACTTGAGCTTAAGCTTTTTGAAGATCAAAAAGATGCGATTAAACTTACAACAATCATCTCTAATGTTGTTGATAAAGA